The nucleotide sequence AACCGGCTCGGCAACGGGATAGCAACGAAGTCGGCAACGGGCTGTCATTTTCAGAATGGAAGCTCCATCTGCTCCGTGACCTCCACAAAACCGTCCATAGATTTTTCGGGCGGGTTGTCGGTGTCCGTTGCCGGGATTTCACGCTCCCAGCCCTTTTGTCTGCCATATTCCGCAAACATTCTTGGATTGGAAAAGTAGTTCCACCCGGTAATGCACTGGTTCATTATCTCGTTGATTTCCCGGATTTCCCATTGCTTCGGCTCGTCAAAGGTGTGATTTAAGGCTTCCTTGTAGAGCTGCTTGGAACAGACCGTTTCCCCGGTGTACTTATCAAGGTAAGCCTGTATCATCCCGGCTTTGGTGTCCTCCGGCATAAAATCCCGCTGGTGTTCTTTGAGATACCGCTGCATGGTGGGGCTGAAAGCCAGCTTGAACCTGCCGCTTCGGTAAATCTCCATCGCTTCTGCCCACATCTGCTCGATATAGGCTCTGGAAGCAGCTTCGTCCTCCAAAATGTGAACCTCGGCTTGCTCCGGGTACACCATGACGGGGATAAAGCGGCGGTTGCCGGAACGGTCAAGGGGCAGGAAGTCAAGGGCATTGGAAGTGCCGCCAAACACGCACTGACGGGGGCGGTCTGCCGGGTGGGTTTCATAGGGTATCTTGTAAACTTCTTTCTGCCGGCTTAAAAATGACTTGATTTCCTCAATGCTCTTGGCGTTGGCGGTTGCCATCATTTCCGACATTTCGATAATCCAGTGACCTTGCAGCTTACGGTACACATTGTCATCGTCCAGCTTCCGCAAATCATCGGAGAACCACTCGTCCCGGACTGCCAGCAGACGGAAGAAGGTGGACTTGCCAGCCCCCTGACCTCCAACCAGACAGAGCATGATTTCAAACTTGCACCCCGGCTGAAAGGCTCGTGAGACTGCACCCAGCAGGAACAGCTTCAACGCTTCATAGGTGTAATCGTCTGCGTCAGCCCCCAGAAAGTGCCGCAGGCAGAAGCGGATTCGCTCTGTACCGTCCCACACAAGTGTATTGAGGTAGTCCCTGATGGGGTGGTACTTGTTTTCATTCGCCACAATCCCGATGGCGTTATCAATCTTTTTCTCATTGGTAAGCCCGTAGGTTTCTTCCAGATAGAGAAGCAGATATTTCATGTCCGTATCGTTTAAGGCGGTGCTGTCCCTGTGGAAGCCGATGGGCTTTATGATGTCCTTGCGGTCGGTCAGGATGTTGTATGCGATAGCCCCGGAAAGCAGCGGGTCACGCTGGAATACGGTCAGGCAGTTCCGTATGCTCTGACGGACACCGCCTTTCTCGGTGGTTTCCAGCCCCGCCTTGATTTCCTCAATGCTCTGGGGCGGTTGCATGGCGTTCATGGTGTTTTTTAGTTCTTGCTGCGTCTGCGGCTGCAAGCTCTGCCATTCGCTGTTCAAGCTGTATCACATCCTTTCCGTAGTCCGTAATCAAAGCCGCTTTTTCCTCTGTTTCCCCGAACAGTAGCACATCCAGCAGATATTCCACTTGGGCTTGCTTCTGTAAGGCTTCCACAAACTGGGGATGAAAGGCTTCCTCCGGGGAGTGCGGGGCATATTCCTTTCTCCATGCTCGGAGTAAGTGGAGATAATCGGCAAGAATACGGAAACATCGGTTCTTTGCCTCCTGAAACTGTTCCTCCGGGGATTTCTGCCGGGGCTTGGGCTTTTTTACCTTTCCCGGCGGCTTCCAGTCCTCATAGGAAAGCCCAAAGTCCTGTGCCAGTTGTACGGCGGCTTCTTTCTTTCCCAGCCCATACAGGGCGGCGATAAAATCAATCACATCCCCATCTGCACCGCAGCCGAAGCAGTGGTAACGCTGATCCAGCTTCATGCTTGGGGTCTTATCGTTATGGAACGGGCAGCAAGCCATCCCGTTTCGACCTACATGGATTCCATAATGCTCCGCAGCCTGTCTTGTTGTAACGGACTGCTTCACAGCTTCAAATACATTCAAATCTATCCCTCCTTGAAAAAAAGAAAAGCACCTGACATTCTCTGATTGAAAATGGCAAGTGCCTGTTAAAGTTCCATATCCTGTTGTTTGTGTTTTGTCTGTGCCGGGACAGTTCTTTGTGCTTTTTTCTCGTCAGCCTTATCCTGCAAGACTTCTTTGATAGGCTGTTTCTTGGGCAGCTCTTTGCTTTCCTCTGTGCCGGGGGTGGCTTTCCGTACCCAGTAGCGGATGTCCCGCAGCTTCTTCAAATCAGCCTGTACCTCGGTCAGCGGTACTTTCAGCTCTGCGATTTCGCTAAGAAGCGTTTCCTGCTCCTGTTGCAGTTCCTTTTTCGTTTTATCCTTATCGTCCGGGTGCTTGGCAAGGTAGGCGGCGGCTTTCTCATACCGGGCAACCTCCGGGTGTTCCTGTTTGAACGCTTCCTTTGTTTTCTTGAAAAATATCTTCTGGTACTTTTCATAGACGGGCTTACATTCCTTGCAGTCTGTCCGGCTGGCAAGAAGCCTGTCAATCACTTTACTGCGGGCTTCCTTTGGCTTCATCTGATTGCGGTAATCTGCGGCTGATTTCCCGGAAGATTCCAGAAACGCTTCTAAGTCCTCCACAGTGGAAAGCCCCTTTTGCCGGAGATAGGACAGGGCTTCGCTGACTGCCTTTAAGTCCTGTGAAGTCCCCCGGTTCTGTCCAGCCCTCGTCCAGTCCTTCCGTTCTTCCTTTCGTATCTCCATGTACTTCATCAGCAGATTGGGAAGAAGTGTCGCTTCCTCCGCCGCTTTTTGTGCAAGCAGCTCTTTCCGTTTTTCTCCCAGCTCGGTAATCCAGCCTTTGAGGTTTTGGATAAGCTGCCGGATGGACTTCATCAGGCGGTTGGCGGCTCTGATTTCCCGGTTCAGGTTGCCGATATTCGTCTGGATACCACGCTTTTCCATCTGCCGGACAGCAGCCCCCTCATGGACAGTGGGGACAATATCAAGCCCCTGTCTGGCATAGGAACGCAAGTCCACACGCTCCGGGCGGTCATTGGCTTCCAGATAGCGGTTCTGGATGACCTCCCATTCATGCCGCCAGATTTCACAATACTTCTGGTCGTTCCAATCCACCGTATCCTCCTTGTGGCTTTTCCACCTGCCGGATGGCAGCTTTATCCGTTCCCCTTTTTCATCAAGGTCATAAACCTTGCTGCTCTTGGGAAGCCATTTCCCATGTTCGTCCATTGCTCTCATAGTCAACAGGACATGGGCGTGGGGATTGTGTCCCGGCGGATAGGGGTCGTGGATGGCAAAGTCAACAATCATGCCTTTGGAAACAAACTGCTGTTCACAAAACTCCCGGACAAGGACAGCGTACTGGTCGGGCGGTATCTCTCTGGGGATGGTAAGCACCCACCGCCTTGCAAGCTGGGAATTCCATTGCTTCTCCACCGCTTCGGCGGCGTTCCATAAAGTATTGCGGTCTGCATACGACCGTGGGGCATTTGCCGGAAGCAAGATTTCATTGTGGACGATACCACGCTTTTCCGGGTAGTGCTTCACTTCCTGATCGTATCCACAGAACAGCTTTTCGCCGCTCTGGTAGGCAGCGGCGGCAACCGCAGACTGCTGTTGGCTTCGCTGCACAATCGAGATTTCGTTGTGTGGACAGGGCATTTCGTGTCCCTCCTTTCGGTAATTGGTGGATGGGGTGGTGTTTTACCACCTCATTTTGGGCAGAAAAAAAGCAGGAGACCTTTTCAGATTTCCTGCTCGGTGGTGCCGCCGGTGGGCGGCTGGTATTCAGTTTTGAAAGTTCGGGTCAGGGTGGCCCGATGATGAAATAAAATATCTGCATGAAGATTATTCAACTTCTTTTAGTAATTCTTCAACAGAAATACCGTAAAGTTTTGCAAGTGCAAAAAGATTTGATGTGGAAGGGTCGGATGTTCCATTTTCCCATTTTGAAACAGCCTGCCTGCTAACACCAATCGTTTCAGCAACAAATTCCTGCGTCATTTTGCACTGTGTTCTGTGTACTTTGAGTGCTTCACCCAACGATTTCCTCACTACGGATTTTTCCTGCCGTACATCTTTTGAATGGATATATTTGAGTAATGCACGAACAATAAGGGTAAGCAAACCAACAAAGATACATAAGAAAATTATTCCAACGATTATCATAAATACGGTTACTTTCATTTGACCACCTCCTAATGTTGCTGTTGGCTTCATTTCTCTGTACGGATATATTTAAGCAATGCACGAATAACAAGGATAAGCAAGCCGACAAAGATACATGAGAAAACTATTCCGACTACAATCATAATGATGTTTACTAACATTTGGATGACCTCCTTTCTTTGTTGGCTTTATTCTATCTGAATTACCGTGTTGCTACCACCAACTATCAAGCAATTATCAGTTGCATATCGGTTGCACAATGATAGCGTTCTGTTTTTTGACCTTATTATACTAAATTACCGTAGATAAGGATAGCTCGACTGATAAAACTTGCTGGACGGGAACAGCTTGCAGCGCAAGGTGTTTCCGGGCGGCAAGTCCACAAAAGGGTAGCTGGCGACAGCCAGCGCAGGGGAAGCGTAGCGTCCCCTGTATGATTTGGAGCAGACCATGACTGCGGAAAATCACAGCCCTCCGGCGAGGAGCCTTCGGAGAACGCAATGCACCAACCTTTGGGTGGTGTATAATTGCGCCCTTAGTAAACTAAGGGGTTTCTGGCTTCTTCCGTTCCAGCAGTTTTTTCAATAGTTCCTGCGTGTCCTGTCTGTGAAAAATGAGTTTCAACAACACCATGACATCATCATCTGTCAGGCGTTCCGGCTCTTGCAGAAAACTTTCCAGCATACCGCCACGAGTACAGAGCCGGTGCGTCCGTTCCTTTCGGGTAAGCTGCTTTAACTGGTGCTGCAATGCCTTTTCATCATTGATGGCTTTCCGCAGTTTCTTTTCGCTTTTCTCCAACTCCCGATTGAGTTTTTCCAGCTTTGAGGTATCAGGCAAGGGCAGCGTCCTCCTTTCCCGGTATCAGCACATAAATCCTGTTTGGTTCTCCAACGCCCTGACGCACCCGCATGATAAGTCCGGCGTTTTCCAGTTCATTCAGAGAACGCTTGACCGTCATAGAGCTGCGGGACAGGACTGCGGCAATGGCTGTGACAGGGAAGCAGACAAACAGGATTCCGTTCTCGTCCTCCTGCCCATTGGAGAGCATAGCGTCCAACATCCGGCAGTACATGACCTTTGCGGTGCTGCTGACCGGAAAGCCTGTCAACGCTCTGGGAAATGGCATACAGGGCGGCAATGGTGTGTCTATCGTCATAAATTCAAAATTCATTCGGTGTGTTCCTCCTTTTTCTTTGCTCGTTTGGATAAATAACGGGGGCAGTCAATCACAACCGCCCGGAAGCTCTGCTTGCACCCATGCTGGCATTTCCGGCACAATTCGTTGTAAGTGACACGCCCCCGGTCATTGAGGTAAAAGGAAAGCTCATGCTTCCTCTTTTTGCTCATTCTCGGCATATTGTGTTTCCTCCCGTTTTAGTGTATGGTTTCGGGGCGATTTTCGGCAAAATTACGGTCATAGAGCCGCCTAAAATCTCCCGAAGTATCAGCGATAGGGTAGACTATCCCCCTATCAGATTGTCGTGTTTCGGTATCATTTCGGTGTCAGTTCGCCAGTTCTCCCCGGTGTCGTTCCTCCCCTGAATCTCACAGCGGCGTATCGCTCCCTTTGGTATGCTCGTTTCGGTCAGGGTTCCTCCACATCCCTGCCAAAAGTCATGGCACTACATCGCCGGGGAAGCATATCCCACACAGGCTGGTCATTCGATTGGAATAATCCATCGATGAACTACCTGTATCATAGAACATTTTTGTGCCCTGTGCCGTATATCCACAAAGTAGGAATCAGGGGGAAAATCAGAAATTTCCACGATTGCGGAAAGTGTGATATAATCCAGTTAAACGGCAGAAATAAAACCACCGGAAAGGAGCGTGCGCCCATGAAAGTTGCAACAAGCATACAGGAACGCCTTTGGGAACTCCGCAAAGACAAAGGCTTAAATCTGGAAGAACTATCAAAGCTGACGGGCATTTCTAAATCAGCCCTTGGCAGTTATGAAAAAGAGGATTATAAGGAAATCAATCATGGCAACCTTATCACGCTGGCAGACTTCTATGGGGTTTCCGTCGATTATCTGCTGTGCCGGACAGAGAACAGGGAGCAGATCAACACGCCACTGACGGAGCTGCATTTGAACGATGAGATGGTGGCACTGCTGAAAAGCGGTCGGATTAACAACCGTCTGCTCTGCGAACTTGCCACCCATAAGGACTTTATCAAGTTTCTTGCGGACATTGAGATTTATGTGGACGGGATTGCCACCATGCAAATCCAAAATCTCAACTCCCTTGTTGATACCGTCCGGCATGAAATTATTGAACGGTATCGCCCCGGCGAAGATGACCCGCATTTGAAGGTGCTGCAAGCCGCACATATCAGTGATGATGAGTATTTCAGTCACATGGTTCTGGATGACCTCAACCTGATTATCCGGGATATTCGGGAATTCCACAAAAAGGACAGCGAGAGTGCGCCCCAAACTACCGTTGCCGATGAACTGAAAGAAAATCTGGAAGCGGTCGAAAATTTCAAGGGCAGTCGAGATGAAAAACTGGTTATCCTTTACTGCAAGCAGCTTGGTATCAACTATAAAAACCTGTCAGAAGAAGAATTTCGCTGGTTCATTCGTATTCTCAAAAAATCAAAGAAAATGGGAACGCCTATCAGCCAGAGGAAAAAACGGTAAAGGAAAACCGCTGTTGCATGGTTTGTTGGATTCCATGTAGCAGCGGTTTGTGCTGTGGTTATTATTTCATTCGTTTTCTTAATATTCGGCGATAATTTGTTTCTCCCTTTGGTGCGTCCTGTATAATTTCCAACACACCATCTTCAAGCATTTTATCAATGCGATTGGAAATCCATACATCACTAATTCCAAGTTGATATTTTCCTAAAACATTACCTATGACAATAGCCATTTTGAATTGCTCTGGCTGTTCCGCAATTTCACGAAGAATGAAACTATCATATATATCTTCTGAAACGCTTTGCAATTTACCATTTAACATTGCACGCAAAGGTGCATTTTCATTTTGAAGTTGATTCCATTTCATAGTACAAGCTGAAAGAAATACAGGATTAGCTTTCTCTTGTAGAGTTATATAGTTTCCCCATTCGCCAGGAGAGACCTCGCCCCATGCTATTTTGGATGTCATAGTATTTTCTTTTCCATATTCCCATGTAGGTAACTTAACCAAATAAATTGTTGTCTGGCAGTTTAATGGTTGAAGTTGTTTCATAAGCCAATACATACCACAAAGCTCA is from Monoglobus pectinilyticus and encodes:
- a CDS encoding DUF3847 domain-containing protein; amino-acid sequence: MPDTSKLEKLNRELEKSEKKLRKAINDEKALQHQLKQLTRKERTHRLCTRGGMLESFLQEPERLTDDDVMVLLKLIFHRQDTQELLKKLLERKKPETP
- a CDS encoding CHC2 zinc finger domain-containing protein; its protein translation is MNVFEAVKQSVTTRQAAEHYGIHVGRNGMACCPFHNDKTPSMKLDQRYHCFGCGADGDVIDFIAALYGLGKKEAAVQLAQDFGLSYEDWKPPGKVKKPKPRQKSPEEQFQEAKNRCFRILADYLHLLRAWRKEYAPHSPEEAFHPQFVEALQKQAQVEYLLDVLLFGETEEKAALITDYGKDVIQLEQRMAELAAADAARTKKHHERHATAPEH
- a CDS encoding DUF3658 domain-containing protein; protein product: MIEIVFGESACGSLKIAQTYGKGKYRGSAVSIFMRHEDGSVPSSDEMKKAQLQAQEQERIAWENAIPLGGKSSDVYCFDMALSVGDISDNGIGEQRKNIFKKMLSVCFVEDLDYQVEEKIQKIKTTLTSVIERYVAGEEIRIWYSYNPDELCGMYWLMKQLQPLNCQTTIYLVKLPTWEYGKENTMTSKIAWGEVSPGEWGNYITLQEKANPVFLSACTMKWNQLQNENAPLRAMLNGKLQSVSEDIYDSFILREIAEQPEQFKMAIVIGNVLGKYQLGISDVWISNRIDKMLEDGVLEIIQDAPKGETNYRRILRKRMK
- a CDS encoding helix-turn-helix domain-containing protein → MKVATSIQERLWELRKDKGLNLEELSKLTGISKSALGSYEKEDYKEINHGNLITLADFYGVSVDYLLCRTENREQINTPLTELHLNDEMVALLKSGRINNRLLCELATHKDFIKFLADIEIYVDGIATMQIQNLNSLVDTVRHEIIERYRPGEDDPHLKVLQAAHISDDEYFSHMVLDDLNLIIRDIREFHKKDSESAPQTTVADELKENLEAVENFKGSRDEKLVILYCKQLGINYKNLSEEEFRWFIRILKKSKKMGTPISQRKKR
- the mobQ gene encoding MobQ family relaxase, whose amino-acid sequence is MPCPHNEISIVQRSQQQSAVAAAAYQSGEKLFCGYDQEVKHYPEKRGIVHNEILLPANAPRSYADRNTLWNAAEAVEKQWNSQLARRWVLTIPREIPPDQYAVLVREFCEQQFVSKGMIVDFAIHDPYPPGHNPHAHVLLTMRAMDEHGKWLPKSSKVYDLDEKGERIKLPSGRWKSHKEDTVDWNDQKYCEIWRHEWEVIQNRYLEANDRPERVDLRSYARQGLDIVPTVHEGAAVRQMEKRGIQTNIGNLNREIRAANRLMKSIRQLIQNLKGWITELGEKRKELLAQKAAEEATLLPNLLMKYMEIRKEERKDWTRAGQNRGTSQDLKAVSEALSYLRQKGLSTVEDLEAFLESSGKSAADYRNQMKPKEARSKVIDRLLASRTDCKECKPVYEKYQKIFFKKTKEAFKQEHPEVARYEKAAAYLAKHPDDKDKTKKELQQEQETLLSEIAELKVPLTEVQADLKKLRDIRYWVRKATPGTEESKELPKKQPIKEVLQDKADEKKAQRTVPAQTKHKQQDMEL
- a CDS encoding DeoR family transcriptional regulator — encoded protein: MNFEFMTIDTPLPPCMPFPRALTGFPVSSTAKVMYCRMLDAMLSNGQEDENGILFVCFPVTAIAAVLSRSSMTVKRSLNELENAGLIMRVRQGVGEPNRIYVLIPGKEDAALA
- a CDS encoding virulence-associated E family protein; the encoded protein is MNAMQPPQSIEEIKAGLETTEKGGVRQSIRNCLTVFQRDPLLSGAIAYNILTDRKDIIKPIGFHRDSTALNDTDMKYLLLYLEETYGLTNEKKIDNAIGIVANENKYHPIRDYLNTLVWDGTERIRFCLRHFLGADADDYTYEALKLFLLGAVSRAFQPGCKFEIMLCLVGGQGAGKSTFFRLLAVRDEWFSDDLRKLDDDNVYRKLQGHWIIEMSEMMATANAKSIEEIKSFLSRQKEVYKIPYETHPADRPRQCVFGGTSNALDFLPLDRSGNRRFIPVMVYPEQAEVHILEDEAASRAYIEQMWAEAMEIYRSGRFKLAFSPTMQRYLKEHQRDFMPEDTKAGMIQAYLDKYTGETVCSKQLYKEALNHTFDEPKQWEIREINEIMNQCITGWNYFSNPRMFAEYGRQKGWEREIPATDTDNPPEKSMDGFVEVTEQMELPF
- a CDS encoding helix-turn-helix domain-containing protein, translating into MKVTVFMIIVGIIFLCIFVGLLTLIVRALLKYIHSKDVRQEKSVVRKSLGEALKVHRTQCKMTQEFVAETIGVSRQAVSKWENGTSDPSTSNLFALAKLYGISVEELLKEVE